From Paludisphaera rhizosphaerae, the proteins below share one genomic window:
- a CDS encoding SgcJ/EcaC family oxidoreductase: protein MRQLTIMLACGVSLLGSRLVQAEDGNLKALGETGTAFVNAYNAKDAKALAALWVENADYRDDTGMDVHGRDAVQQAYGAVFTEHPDWKLDLQNVSSRQVTPTIAIQDGIAAISPPPAGRPGPNCYTATLVLQDGKWMIASVRELQVAVASNYPQLQVLEWMIGDWVVESPKRTSESTVVWTKNKNFIKRTFRITSKDEKDSSVTTGMQLIGFDPASGEIRSWLFDSEGGFAASVFTAEDNRLVGQTTNILSDGSSAHSTDVLTRISDNEFSVHSTNRSIEGESVEDGDEVHVKRVPAMNSVAKAK from the coding sequence ATGCGACAGTTGACGATCATGCTCGCGTGCGGCGTTTCTTTGCTCGGATCGCGACTTGTTCAAGCCGAGGACGGCAATCTTAAGGCGCTCGGTGAAACCGGGACCGCGTTCGTCAACGCCTACAACGCCAAGGACGCCAAAGCGCTTGCCGCTCTCTGGGTGGAGAACGCGGACTACCGAGACGACACCGGCATGGACGTCCACGGACGCGATGCGGTTCAGCAAGCGTACGGAGCAGTGTTCACGGAGCATCCCGACTGGAAGCTGGACCTTCAGAACGTGTCCAGCCGTCAGGTGACTCCAACGATCGCGATCCAGGACGGAATCGCGGCGATCTCCCCGCCTCCGGCCGGACGCCCAGGGCCGAACTGTTACACCGCGACGCTCGTCTTGCAGGACGGCAAGTGGATGATCGCCAGCGTCCGCGAGTTGCAGGTCGCCGTGGCGTCCAACTATCCACAACTCCAGGTTCTTGAATGGATGATCGGCGATTGGGTCGTGGAGTCGCCCAAGAGGACCAGCGAATCGACGGTCGTTTGGACGAAGAACAAGAACTTCATCAAGCGCACGTTTCGAATCACGTCCAAGGACGAGAAGGATTCCTCCGTCACGACCGGGATGCAACTGATCGGGTTTGACCCGGCGTCGGGCGAAATCCGATCGTGGCTGTTCGACTCGGAAGGTGGGTTCGCCGCGTCTGTCTTCACGGCGGAAGACAATCGACTCGTCGGCCAGACGACGAACATTCTCTCCGACGGCAGCTCGGCGCATTCGACGGACGTCCTGACCCGGATCAGCGACAACGAGTTCAGCGTCCACTCCACCAATCGTTCGATCGAAGGCGAGAGCGTTGAGGACGGCGATGAGGTCCACGTCAAACGCGTTCCTGCGATGAATTCGGTGGCAAAGGCCAAGTGA
- a CDS encoding DUF1501 domain-containing protein — MTDQPLNRRTLLRRGSALAAAGGLGLHRQLSIAAAASGASPLAPRPGHFPAKAKHLIVFFMTGGLSHLDTFDYKPNLQRDHDKRVNGRKVLASPYSFRPRGESGKLVSNLFEHVGGLVDEICFLHTVHGDSAGHSAATLGMHTGSVTIPLPSLGSWISYGLGTLNTNLPSFVVLAAKEPYNGFQVWDANFLPGYHKGVRVIPGPDPLPDVKSPVTSVPLRDLEARMLHDLNDAHLSSRDGDELLASRMATFETAYGLMREAPEAFDLSRESRPTLDLYGASPNAPASFAAQCLTARRLIERGVRVVELFDVGSNTNWDSHNNIDDHVGLARNVDQPIAALITDLKSRGLLDETLIVGCSEFGRTPWQDLTPRGRGHHSRCFTCFLIGGGTKGGLSYGVSDEYGNAPAENPVHVHDFHATILALMGLDHTKLTYRYSGRDYRLTDVHGNVVKPVFA; from the coding sequence ATGACCGATCAACCTCTCAATCGCCGCACGTTGCTCCGCCGGGGATCGGCCCTCGCCGCGGCCGGCGGGCTGGGTCTTCACAGGCAGCTTTCGATCGCCGCGGCGGCGAGTGGGGCAAGCCCCCTGGCGCCCCGGCCGGGCCACTTTCCGGCGAAGGCGAAGCACCTGATCGTCTTCTTCATGACCGGCGGGCTCTCCCACCTGGACACCTTCGACTACAAGCCGAACCTCCAGCGCGATCACGATAAAAGGGTCAACGGCAGGAAGGTCCTCGCCTCTCCTTACTCGTTCCGCCCCCGGGGCGAGTCTGGCAAGTTGGTCAGCAATCTCTTCGAGCACGTTGGCGGCCTGGTCGACGAGATCTGCTTTCTGCACACCGTACACGGCGACTCGGCCGGCCATTCGGCCGCGACCCTGGGCATGCACACCGGGTCGGTCACGATCCCGTTGCCGAGCCTCGGATCGTGGATCAGCTACGGACTCGGGACGCTGAATACGAACCTGCCGTCGTTCGTGGTGCTCGCCGCCAAGGAGCCGTACAACGGCTTCCAGGTCTGGGACGCGAACTTCCTGCCCGGCTACCACAAGGGGGTGCGGGTGATCCCCGGTCCCGACCCGCTCCCGGATGTGAAGAGCCCCGTAACGTCGGTTCCGCTCCGCGACCTGGAGGCGCGGATGCTCCACGACCTGAACGACGCCCACCTCTCGTCCCGCGACGGCGACGAGTTGCTGGCCTCCCGGATGGCCACGTTCGAGACCGCCTACGGCCTGATGCGCGAGGCCCCCGAAGCGTTCGACCTCTCCCGCGAGAGCCGCCCCACGCTCGACCTCTACGGCGCATCGCCCAACGCTCCGGCCTCGTTCGCCGCCCAGTGCCTGACCGCCCGCCGTCTGATCGAGCGGGGCGTGCGGGTCGTCGAACTGTTCGACGTCGGCTCGAATACGAACTGGGACAGCCACAACAACATCGACGACCACGTCGGCCTGGCGCGAAACGTCGACCAGCCCATCGCTGCGCTGATCACCGACCTGAAGTCCCGCGGCCTGCTCGACGAGACCCTGATCGTCGGCTGCTCGGAATTCGGCCGCACGCCCTGGCAGGACCTGACCCCGCGCGGTCGCGGCCACCACAGCCGTTGCTTCACCTGCTTCCTCATCGGCGGCGGTACGAAGGGGGGGCTGAGCTACGGCGTCTCCGACGAGTACGGCAACGCCCCGGCCGAGAACCCGGTCCACGTCCACGACTTCCACGCCACCATCCTGGCCCTGATGGGCCTGGACCACACCAAGCTCACCTACCGCTACTCCGGCCGCGACTACCGCCTCACCGACGTCCACGGGAACGTCGTGAAGCCCGTCTTCGCGTGA
- a CDS encoding Ig-like domain-containing protein, producing the protein MADSIATDGGPAATIGTVSRGVPTSQALTVSLTSSTPSAVSVPASVVIPAGQTSANFVVDATPGNSTIGDQLVTITAKAEIGDPLSKDSSFSTRALSFNGAAATTQWDGKIIAAGSVYTTSSNFAVQRFNADGSPDATFNNGLAAVLGMTGRSMVGKAVAVQADGKILVGGYFQDQGSSTWNMQLARLTADGRLDSSFGTGGWVTLIPTSGFYNEIWDLAVLSDGKILIGGSIYNSSTSNDFAVVRLNSIGSLDSTFGSGGYATTSFSNGSDRGYKLAVQPDGKILLAGSSFGGNASSTFAVARWTSDGRLDSAFGSGGKLATDVPGNYDEARGVAVQPDGKILVAGSSSNGMTMVRYSAAGTLDASFGTGGIVTKSSATSTTSMVAQSDVGIVVGGSNLSRFSENGDELASVATSLVDAIVTQGGRKIVALSHSSSTSYLDGYIASFPAVASDTVIVTSSPALKAVGDTYTAQKATQLTVAAPGVLANDENSAGGTLTAVMVTGAKYGSAGLGVNGYIMYRPKGAFLGQDSFTYRVSNGTSTSNVATVTLNVVGANDAPTAGAESYELVVSGQTKELQVQSPGVLSNDGDPNSQAIAAVLDSAPASGKVVLNSDGSFVYTPNAGFYGVDRFTYRASDGELTSPPTTVTISVYGQPTAVADTYSVIQDTVLSVPAPGVVANDVSPAGLPLRAVISVGPKSGLINLNDDGSFTYTPQAGFVGQDTFKYYVTDGKLLSATATSTINVTFLNKPPVAGDDAYNYRPGTPLLVGAPGVLANDQDPNGQAITAALVTPPAHGSLTLNSDGSFTYTPAAGWSGADAFTYKVGDGELQSAAATVQLLVASPSVALWTQRGGDAGHSGYIDARLDASGITAAWFQPLTYVVNGFAGNQEIAIDGARVYVTSLDINKYNNYHIMAFDRPTGALVWDQIIVGNGPVSAPTVVDGKVYVNRSGHSGISGGTDNDKPWLYVLDAGTGAVLQRQTYSAQWDSDERPVIEGGQIIAPDGYYGGFSAWSTSTMTRQWNNTGPQLEDPLAALDAKYVYAYDDQFYLRSTGAYQGKIAPPTGMGWIGSPVVSDSGRLLFNVRDSENYATKFGISSYDAQTRTPRWTVTLPASPAGKAVGGGVVVVTAGKQVFFFDESTGTQLGVWNAPDNLNSQIVLTRNYAFVEATNSTSSHVYAINLATGKSDWTYENRTRGYRLGTTMEMAIGGGRLVLRNDAFLAAFLLPDAPPTTATYAGSDATTRGTWASAYGAGGYALAGSADTLGSAFGLGLGGVPTYTWQAGSSDPRGLEQPQASGRILAGWYKDAFTVAVDAGTTPQKVSLYFVDADGGGRSQRVEVLDAATGAVLDTRVVSDFGGGVYLTWTLSGEAKFRITRLGGPNAVLSGVFVGGGFDDGGHQESATASYEGSDATTQGAWDSAYGAGGYALAGSADTLGAAFSSGDTAAYTWQAGGYDPRGLADPLAQGRLLAAWYKDTFSVSLDAGATAKRVSLYFVDADGGGRSQRVEVLDAATGAVLDDRTVSDFSGGVYLTWTLSGKVSFRITRIGGPNAVLSGVFVDGAQVSVPTAAYKGSDATTRGDWASAYGAGGYAMAASGNTLGASAGFGVAASTYTWQAGSADPRGLADPLASGRLLAAWYKDAFTVTLDAGSAPKQASLYFLDADGGGRSQRVEVLDATTGAVLDARDVSDFSGGVYLTWTLSGKVSFRITRIGGPNAVLSGLFID; encoded by the coding sequence ATGGCCGACTCGATCGCCACCGACGGCGGCCCTGCCGCGACCATCGGGACCGTTAGCCGTGGCGTTCCTACGAGCCAGGCGTTGACCGTTTCCCTGACGAGTTCTACCCCGAGCGCGGTCTCTGTGCCGGCTTCGGTCGTGATCCCGGCGGGCCAGACTTCGGCCAACTTCGTCGTGGACGCCACGCCCGGCAACTCGACGATCGGAGATCAGCTCGTCACGATCACGGCTAAGGCAGAGATTGGCGACCCTCTCAGCAAGGATTCTTCTTTTTCTACCCGGGCCCTCTCTTTCAATGGAGCCGCGGCGACCACGCAATGGGACGGCAAGATCATCGCGGCGGGGTCGGTGTACACGACATCCTCCAATTTCGCCGTCCAGCGGTTCAATGCGGACGGTTCTCCCGACGCGACGTTCAACAACGGCTTGGCCGCCGTCCTCGGGATGACAGGACGGTCCATGGTGGGCAAGGCCGTCGCCGTCCAGGCCGACGGCAAGATCCTCGTCGGCGGCTACTTCCAGGACCAGGGCTCCTCGACCTGGAACATGCAACTCGCCCGGCTCACCGCCGACGGCCGGCTCGACTCCTCGTTCGGGACCGGCGGCTGGGTGACCCTCATCCCCACGTCGGGCTTCTATAACGAGATCTGGGACCTGGCCGTGCTCTCGGACGGGAAAATCCTGATCGGCGGCTCCATCTACAACTCCAGCACTTCCAACGACTTCGCCGTCGTACGGCTGAACTCAATCGGGTCGCTCGATTCGACCTTCGGGAGTGGCGGCTACGCCACGACCAGCTTCTCGAACGGCAGCGATCGAGGCTACAAGCTGGCGGTGCAGCCCGACGGCAAAATCCTCCTGGCGGGGTCGAGCTTCGGCGGCAACGCCAGCTCCACATTCGCCGTCGCCCGCTGGACGTCCGACGGCCGGCTCGACTCCGCGTTCGGCTCGGGCGGCAAGCTCGCGACCGACGTCCCGGGGAACTACGACGAGGCGAGGGGCGTCGCCGTCCAGCCCGACGGGAAAATCTTGGTGGCCGGCTCTTCCAGCAACGGGATGACCATGGTCCGCTACTCGGCGGCCGGAACCCTGGATGCCTCCTTCGGGACTGGCGGGATCGTCACAAAGAGCTCCGCGACATCCACCACCTCTATGGTGGCCCAGAGCGATGTGGGCATCGTCGTCGGCGGCTCCAACCTGTCCCGGTTCAGCGAGAACGGTGACGAGCTCGCCTCGGTGGCCACGAGCCTCGTCGACGCGATCGTCACTCAGGGAGGCAGGAAGATCGTCGCCCTCAGCCACTCTTCATCTACGAGCTACTTGGACGGCTACATCGCCTCGTTCCCCGCCGTCGCCAGCGACACGGTGATCGTGACCAGCTCGCCGGCTCTGAAGGCTGTCGGCGACACTTACACTGCGCAGAAGGCGACTCAGCTGACCGTTGCCGCCCCAGGCGTCCTGGCCAATGACGAGAACTCGGCCGGAGGGACGCTGACGGCCGTGATGGTCACCGGCGCGAAATATGGCAGCGCCGGCCTGGGTGTAAACGGCTATATCATGTACAGGCCGAAAGGGGCCTTCCTAGGCCAAGATAGCTTCACCTACAGGGTGTCGAACGGAACGTCGACCTCGAACGTGGCGACCGTCACCCTAAACGTCGTGGGCGCGAACGACGCCCCGACGGCCGGTGCCGAGTCCTACGAACTGGTCGTGTCCGGCCAGACCAAGGAGCTCCAAGTCCAGTCGCCCGGCGTCCTCTCCAACGACGGCGACCCGAACAGCCAGGCCATCGCAGCCGTCCTCGATTCGGCCCCGGCGTCGGGCAAGGTCGTCCTGAACTCGGACGGCTCGTTCGTCTACACGCCGAACGCCGGATTCTACGGCGTCGACCGCTTCACCTATCGGGCCAGCGACGGCGAGCTAACCAGCCCCCCGACGACAGTCACTATCTCCGTCTACGGCCAACCCACGGCCGTGGCGGATACCTATTCAGTCATCCAGGACACCGTCTTGAGCGTGCCTGCGCCCGGCGTCGTGGCGAACGACGTGTCGCCGGCCGGGCTCCCGCTCCGAGCCGTCATCTCCGTCGGCCCGAAGTCCGGATTGATTAATCTGAACGACGACGGCTCGTTCACGTACACGCCCCAGGCCGGCTTTGTCGGCCAGGACACGTTCAAGTACTACGTGACCGACGGCAAGCTCTTAAGCGCGACGGCGACGAGCACGATCAACGTGACGTTTCTCAACAAGCCGCCGGTCGCCGGCGACGACGCCTACAACTACCGGCCGGGGACGCCGCTCCTCGTGGGCGCTCCGGGGGTCCTTGCCAACGACCAGGATCCGAACGGCCAGGCGATCACCGCGGCCCTGGTGACGCCGCCTGCGCACGGGTCCTTGACTCTGAACTCGGACGGTTCGTTCACCTACACCCCGGCGGCCGGGTGGTCCGGCGCGGACGCCTTCACGTACAAGGTGGGCGACGGCGAGCTCCAGTCCGCGGCCGCCACCGTGCAATTGCTCGTCGCCAGCCCGTCCGTCGCGCTCTGGACCCAGCGCGGCGGCGACGCGGGGCACTCGGGCTACATCGACGCCCGGCTGGACGCCTCGGGCATCACGGCCGCCTGGTTCCAACCGCTGACCTACGTTGTCAACGGATTCGCCGGCAACCAGGAGATCGCGATCGACGGCGCTCGGGTCTACGTGACCTCGCTGGACATCAACAAGTATAACAACTATCACATCATGGCGTTCGATCGGCCGACCGGGGCCCTCGTTTGGGACCAGATCATCGTCGGCAACGGCCCCGTCAGCGCGCCCACGGTGGTCGACGGCAAGGTCTACGTTAATCGCTCTGGGCACTCGGGGATCTCGGGCGGCACCGACAACGACAAGCCCTGGCTGTACGTGCTCGACGCCGGCACCGGCGCGGTCCTGCAGCGGCAGACGTACTCGGCCCAGTGGGACTCAGACGAACGCCCGGTAATCGAGGGCGGCCAGATCATCGCCCCGGACGGCTACTACGGCGGCTTCAGCGCCTGGTCGACGTCGACCATGACGCGCCAGTGGAATAACACGGGGCCGCAGCTCGAAGACCCGCTGGCCGCGTTGGACGCCAAGTACGTCTACGCCTACGACGACCAGTTCTACCTGCGATCGACGGGCGCCTATCAGGGTAAGATCGCCCCGCCGACCGGGATGGGCTGGATCGGCTCCCCGGTCGTCTCCGACTCGGGACGGCTCCTGTTCAACGTGCGCGATTCCGAGAACTATGCGACGAAGTTCGGGATCTCGTCGTACGACGCCCAGACGCGGACCCCACGCTGGACCGTCACGCTGCCGGCGAGCCCGGCCGGCAAGGCGGTGGGCGGCGGCGTGGTCGTCGTCACCGCGGGGAAACAGGTATTCTTCTTCGATGAGTCGACCGGCACGCAGCTCGGCGTCTGGAACGCTCCCGATAACTTGAACTCCCAGATCGTCCTGACCCGCAACTACGCCTTCGTCGAAGCGACGAACTCCACCTCCTCGCACGTCTACGCGATCAACCTCGCGACCGGGAAGTCCGACTGGACCTACGAGAACCGGACCAGGGGTTATCGGCTGGGCACGACCATGGAGATGGCCATCGGCGGCGGTCGTCTGGTTCTCCGCAACGACGCCTTCCTGGCGGCCTTCCTCCTACCCGATGCTCCCCCGACAACGGCGACGTACGCGGGTTCGGACGCGACGACCAGGGGGACTTGGGCTTCGGCCTACGGCGCCGGCGGTTACGCGCTGGCGGGCTCGGCCGACACGCTGGGCTCCGCGTTCGGCCTCGGCCTCGGCGGCGTGCCGACATACACATGGCAGGCCGGCAGCTCCGACCCACGCGGACTGGAGCAACCCCAGGCCTCGGGACGCATCCTGGCCGGCTGGTACAAGGACGCGTTCACCGTGGCCGTCGACGCCGGTACGACTCCCCAGAAGGTCTCGCTCTACTTCGTCGACGCCGACGGCGGCGGACGCTCCCAGCGCGTCGAGGTCCTTGACGCCGCCACCGGAGCCGTGCTCGACACCCGAGTCGTCTCCGACTTCGGGGGCGGGGTCTACCTGACCTGGACCCTCTCGGGCGAGGCGAAGTTCCGCATCACCCGGCTTGGGGGTCCCAACGCCGTCCTCAGCGGCGTGTTCGTCGGCGGCGGCTTCGACGACGGCGGACACCAGGAGTCCGCGACGGCTTCGTACGAGGGGTCCGACGCGACGACCCAGGGGGCCTGGGACTCGGCTTACGGCGCCGGCGGCTACGCCCTGGCGGGCTCGGCCGACACGCTGGGCGCGGCGTTCAGCTCGGGCGATACGGCGGCCTACACCTGGCAGGCCGGCGGCTACGACCCCCGCGGACTGGCCGACCCGCTGGCCCAGGGACGCCTCCTGGCCGCCTGGTACAAGGATACGTTCAGCGTCTCACTCGACGCCGGCGCGACGGCCAAACGGGTCTCGCTCTACTTCGTGGATGCGGACGGCGGCGGACGCTCGCAGCGGGTTGAAGTTCTCGACGCCGCGACCGGCGCGGTGCTCGACGACCGCACGGTCTCCGACTTCTCCGGCGGGGTCTACCTGACCTGGACGCTCTCGGGCAAGGTGTCGTTCCGGATCACCCGCATCGGCGGCCCCAACGCCGTCCTCAGCGGCGTCTTCGTCGACGGCGCCCAGGTATCCGTCCCGACGGCGGCCTACAAGGGCTCCGACGCGACGACCCGGGGCGACTGGGCGTCGGCCTACGGCGCCGGCGGATACGCCATGGCCGCCTCGGGCAACACCCTTGGCGCTTCGGCCGGCTTCGGCGTCGCCGCCTCGACCTACACCTGGCAGGCGGGCTCGGCCGACCCCCGAGGACTGGCCGACCCGCTGGCCTCGGGGCGCCTCCTGGCCGCCTGGTACAAGGACGCGTTCACCGTCACGCTCGACGCCGGATCGGCTCCGAAGCAGGCGTCGCTCTACTTCCTCGACGCCGACGGCGGCGGACGCTCCCAACGCGTCGAGGTCCTGGACGCGACGACCGGGGCCGTCCTCGACGCCCGCGACGTCTCCGACTTCTCCGGCGGCGTCTACCTGACGTGGACGCTCTCGGGAAAGGTGTCGTTCCGCATCACCCGCATCGGCGGTCCCAACGCCGTACTCAGCGGACTCTTCATCGACTGA
- a CDS encoding GlsB/YeaQ/YmgE family stress response membrane protein, which yields MNIDVLGLLLALLIGAIAGYLAGQIVKGHGFGTVGNIVVGIVGSLLFGVLFGSFNFLNSAMLNEIVGGTLGAVILLFAIGLVKKTV from the coding sequence ATGAACATCGATGTGTTAGGGTTGTTGCTCGCGCTGCTCATCGGTGCAATCGCCGGCTACCTCGCCGGCCAGATCGTGAAAGGGCACGGCTTCGGCACGGTCGGCAACATTGTCGTGGGGATCGTCGGCTCGCTCCTCTTCGGCGTTCTCTTCGGGAGTTTCAACTTCCTGAACTCGGCGATGCTCAACGAGATCGTCGGTGGGACTCTGGGAGCCGTCATTCTGCTTTTCGCGATCGGTCTCGTGAAGAAGACTGTCTAG
- a CDS encoding AraC family transcriptional regulator, which yields MRFQEFDDFEAYAAAVRHADVYMMCDRLEIPQWQLTNWDFTGISLQLGREGGGNLCEGARRLGGRILYLPLTRVEFSSVNGERLDDESLVVIDPGSEFCITGRRRAHDWTSIFIPWAAEHPSPSAQTLGVAGCRVVRPGSDPRRRLVDLISCIASMSPSPDVLPEPARRAASLELLEAALACIATEESPTPPEIGRPRLRRHEIIRRCLEFIEDQGPGPIRVAALADAASVSDRTVRAAFHDYFGLSPIKYLQMRMLHRVRQTLRRASADSTTVTKVLADHGIWEFGRFACRYREQFGESPSETLRRPPH from the coding sequence ATGAGATTCCAGGAGTTCGACGACTTCGAGGCCTATGCCGCGGCCGTCCGTCACGCGGATGTGTACATGATGTGCGATCGTCTTGAAATACCCCAGTGGCAGCTCACAAACTGGGATTTCACGGGGATTTCACTCCAACTGGGCCGTGAGGGGGGTGGGAACCTCTGTGAGGGGGCTCGCCGCCTGGGAGGGCGCATCCTCTATCTGCCGTTGACGCGTGTGGAATTCAGCTCCGTCAACGGCGAGCGGCTCGACGACGAGTCGCTCGTGGTGATCGATCCCGGAAGCGAGTTCTGCATCACGGGACGACGTCGGGCGCATGACTGGACTTCCATCTTCATTCCATGGGCGGCGGAACATCCATCGCCCTCCGCACAGACTCTCGGAGTCGCCGGCTGCCGTGTCGTACGCCCGGGGAGCGATCCTCGCCGTCGACTCGTCGATCTCATCAGCTGCATCGCCTCGATGTCTCCGTCTCCAGACGTGCTGCCGGAACCAGCCCGCCGCGCAGCCTCGCTCGAGCTTCTCGAAGCAGCTCTCGCCTGTATCGCGACCGAAGAATCTCCCACCCCTCCGGAAATCGGCCGACCTCGCTTACGGCGACACGAGATCATCCGCCGATGTCTGGAATTCATTGAGGATCAAGGACCCGGTCCTATCCGGGTGGCCGCGCTCGCCGATGCAGCGAGCGTCTCCGATCGAACCGTTCGAGCGGCCTTCCACGATTACTTCGGCCTCAGTCCCATCAAGTACCTGCAGATGCGCATGCTTCATCGGGTTCGCCAAACTCTGCGCCGCGCGTCTGCGGACAGCACGACGGTGACCAAGGTTCTCGCCGACCATGGCATCTGGGAATTCGGTCGCTTCGCCTGCCGATACCGTGAGCAATTCGGAGAATCCCCCTCGGAGACCCTCAGGCGGCCTCCCCATTGA